In Syngnathoides biaculeatus isolate LvHL_M chromosome 19, ASM1980259v1, whole genome shotgun sequence, the genomic window AAAAGAGGAGGTGAGGTCACTGAAAGTGGCACATATGCCGGGTGTACGTTACAAGTGGGAGATTTCCATCTCGAGTTGGCCGTTATTTGTCGTTTTGTCAAATAGAAAGTCTTGTCGGTGATCCAGATTGAGCGCAGCACATCTGATTCACTTCGATGATGACTTGCCCATCTGGAGTGTGAGGGGGGGGTGCAATGAGTGGGGGGGAGGGTGATCAAGGGCAGTTGAGAACGGGTTCCCATGTAGTTGGAACATCTGGAATTCCGCTCATCGTACCCGTTTTGGGCGGGAAACGGAGCTGCAATCTCTCCGTTGTCTAGGTGTGCGTCATCGATCAAGAGCCGAGCGAGTTCTCCACTTTTAGACAAATGACGATCTGATCCGACTCGCGTTCCAGGATGAAATGTCTTGAAGGTTTTTGTCTGTTAAACGCCTTTTTCtctccaaaagaaaaaacaagttcCTCACAGGATTCGTGTTACATTGCGTGTTGTCATTATTGGTCCTTATGTCATGACATTTCTGAGTCTTGTGAAATTTCCCCTCTTGCGTCCACGCTGTGATCTAATGTGACTAACGCAATGGAGGATTTGGgagattttattattaattttttttaataatgtgcCTTCTCAGCTTTCTGTCAACcaaagtttcatttttattttgggcgCTCCACCCTGTTCACTTGTAATGCTTGCGTGCCATTTGTTTTGAAAGCAGGTGTGGGGAACCTACGGCCCGGGGGCCACGTACGGCCAACCGGGGCAATTTAATCAGGCCGGCCATGCAATTTTCATAACAAAGCATAACCCACTGAATGCacctcaaaacaaaaacttttctcaCAATAGATCGTTAAAACGGTCGCTTGGACGAGTTTAAAAGGTTCTCTCCACCTCTGCTTTGCATGTTGCATGTGATGAGTTATCAGGATTCTCggcgtctttttttattttttctaaaaatataaattaaataaatcccTCCCCCATGTGTATATCATGTCCATCGTGTGTAGTTTTGAAGTGTCCTTATGTAGCAACCTTAAGTGAATGCCTACATGTACAGCTGAGAGAAATATTTCGCAGAGACGTTACAGATGTGATGTAACGCGTCACGAGCACCTCAAgtgtcacattttttattttaccgttttcattttttcttttgtaagtgTAGACACAGTAGATGTGTAAAGATTTCATGTAAATGTCGGTATTCGAATACAAGAATGACATCGTATAATctccctgcttttttttttccttttttttttttttagatttgcgtATAACGGCCGTGGCTTTTGTCTCTTTGCACCGATAGCGGCCGCGCGAGGAGCtctacagaataaaaaaaatctgcttcaaAAACATCGGAAGTCACTCGACGTTGGTGCTTTTGTGCTGCTCATATTTTATTCCCCCCACTTCAACCCTCTGAGCGATAGTCAAGCAAACAGCTTCATGCTGTTgtggaatgattaaaaaaaaaaagcagtgctgTGAAATTTATTGTCATACTCTTATTGCTGTTTTTAACTCAGCGGTCGTCTTCAGGTGTTATAACTCAGTTTATTAGCGCTTCAAAGACATAATAAATTACATCAAACAAAGGCGTGTAATTGTTTTAATGTACTCAACTATTCAAATGTACCAGCATGATTTAAAATATTACGTGTTTTCAAATTTGATTACTTTTTAATAATTGTTTTGTTGCTGTCCAATTGCAAAAGCGGGCCATGAGTGCTCAAAAGGGGTTGGATAAAAATAACGTCAATCCCTTGTAAAAGCGACAAAGGACCAATCCGATCAGCGTGTAGGCGGGCCCTCGAGCTGATTGGTCCGACTTCACGCCCCTCCTTTTCTGAACACTTGTGATTGAGGCACTTTAAACATGGCGagaagttgaaaggcgaagtgTAAAAGGTTACGACCGGTCGACAAGCTTTCAACGCCGGAATGGAGGAGCTGCCGTTGTGACAAGGCCAACCACCAAGCACATAAAACAAACTACAGCCACATTTGTTCCATTTTCCCCGAAACGTTTGACGACAGCACCTGGATGCCTCAAGGTAAGCAAACTATGGCGTCATTCCTGGCTAATGTAGACGAACACTAAACTCATATGCCCTAATATTTATGGTATCTGAGGTTAGTTTTGGTCTGCCAAATTGAAATATTCTCATGCTAAGCGTTTATGACCAAACAAGCAATATCAATGAGTGCTACTATTCCACCAGGACCTGTATCGACAAATTATTGTGATAAGAGTGAACTCTAGTGGGCGTTGAATGCTTTACAGTAACTCGTTCACTTTCTTTTCCTACaattatattttcattcataCGAAATGTGTACACTTTGTATGGTTTCGTTGATATTTAATACCTTTAAAACGATTGGGAAAAGTAACATCTCTATAAAGTAATCCAGAGGGCACTCGTGTTCCGACGAGTATCTTGGTATACCTATGCTAATATGCTAACACAGTAATTCAATCAATTGCAGTCTATGAAAATtactttattaaattattattgtgCATCATTCAAGTGGGATTTGCAGTCGAGTACGTTTTCGAGTTGAATATTTTTCTCCGAACAAAATGTCCCTGCCAATAGGATGAAACCACACACTGGTTGCTGAATAAATtctaaattaaaacatttttttgcacttcaCGTCGGTGTGATCCTAGCACGCCCCCTGATGGCGGTTTCCGTTACGGCTCGACCTATAAATTTTGAATCCAATTTTGATTCATGTAATTCAGGGATGAAaaagtcttttgtttttttcctgtcaggGTCCATAtattacattttgattaattCATGAAATGAAATCACTCAATCCCTGTGATTATGATCTTAATATAATTAACTAATGAGTTGCAGGATCtgagaacacaaacaaaaatctctTCAGACCTTCTCCCAAACCTGAGCCACCACACTTTCAGTAAACTTTGACTTTGAGCATGATATTTTTGGTACTGATTTAGAGCCACTGTGGGccatacacaaaaacaaagaaaagcagATAAATCATgatccccccccacacccaaatGATTAtataacagcattttttttttcaacgcatTACATTTTTGCTGGTGGACAACACTAAAAAGTACTGATTTAATCTCCAGCATATGGCGCCCCAGAAATAACAGATGTGAGCGGGATCATTTGCGGCTATGAAACAAGCTTAACGTGCACACAAGATACTAATATGTTGGCACAAACGCGCTATGGTTTGTGCTGGATGCTTCGGTAAGCAAATTGCGCTCGAAAAATGGCGAGGAAGAGGCCCAGCTAACAACAATGGACGGAAGATTTATTTTCGGAATTAGAAAACCCTTACTTGAAGGTCATCGCTGCGTATTGCGGTTTCTATTGGAGGGCCGCTTGCTTATTTCTTACCAGATGTCGAAGTTGTTCCTTAAACccacaaataagtattttgtgGCTGTCATGCCCGCACATTCTGTTCAACCAATAGTTCTACAATGTGGCCACAATATAGATACATTTTGTTCCTCCGATGTTATGTCTGGGGCGCCGGAGTAACGATACAAAGTGcattaatttactttttaaaaaatgattgcaatttAAGGCTTGATCAATGAAAGGCCAAAAGTTCTGGAACGTCGGCGTTTTAGAAATAGAGCAAGTCAGAAAGCGCGGAAGGAAGGTGCGTCATCAGCTGCACTCGGATCCAGCAGTGCGGTTCCATGGGGTTGTACCGGGCGTACGGACGCTTGGACGCGACGGCGTCCGTGATATCATCCAGCACGGGACTCTCATCTTTCTGTCCGCCGTTGATCTGCGAGCGCATCAGCGCCACGGTCTGTTCGAAGCGGGATTTACCGTAATCCTCCCTGACGTCCGGCGGCGCCTCGGCCCACAGTTTGTTGGCCGTGCCGGCCAAGACGTCGCGGCTCAGGGTGCCGGCGGCGAAGTTCCCCGGCTCGACGACGGACACCTTGACGCCCCAGGACTTCATCTCGTAGCGGAGGCAGTCGGAAAACGCTTCCACGCCGTATTTGGACACGCAGACGGGCGACTGCGCGATATTTCCCATTCGGCCGTACAAGTCGGACACGTTTACCACGCGCCCTGTGCAGAGAAATACAACAATGAACAAGAAATATGTAAAACTGGAGGGGCATCCTTTAACCTCAATTAGAATTTTGAATTCTCTTTTTCGCTCTAAACCGAAGACCACAGTTCACAGTTCCATTGCTCAACTGACGTGGTTGAGAAATGAAATATGCATTTctcatttgaaatgtattgtttttgctTGCTCCCAAGTGACTGAATAGAAAAATGGCGGCAACTTCATATAGTCTTAGTGGAAACAATGCATTTTTCTCTGGAAGCAAATCCATAGCCGGCGTACTTGAGCGGATTAATTGCCCCCACACCCACCCCAGCCCCACCTTGCGCCCGGCGAATGAGCGGCAGAAGCCTTTTGGTGATCCGTATGGTGCCCCACAGGTTGACCTCTGAAACCTCCTTGTAGGCGTCCATCGAGGTGAACTCCACTCCTCCGAACGTAGACACGCCGGCGTTGTTGATCAGCGCCCACAAACCTACACGACGTATCACGCCGGCGGAAAGTTACCAGAAAAACAAAGATGCGCGTCGACTCCGGTTGTTCTACCTCTCTCCGAGTCCTCAAGGTTGTCTCGGACGAACCGGGCGGCACGGTCCACCTGCTCGTCGCTGCGCACGTCTAACTGGACCACCTTCATGCGCTCCGAGCGCAATTTTTCCAGGATCTTGGCACCTTCTCCACTTTTATCCTGCAGAGAAACTATCCTCCATTTTGTAGCTCATCACAAGACGTGGTAACCTCATTTGTGCACAATGGAAACAGACTACAGGGAGGCATCGGAATCGAATTTTGTCATCAACAGAAGGCTGTACCCCTTTTTCGAAATTggtccaacttttttttaacatatataaCTACTGTAGTTCCAAAATTTTATCAAGAGATCCAAGAGTTTTCTGTAATAACAGAAATGACACTAACATGACTTTTTCCTGATTTCATCTCCAagttattttcaacatttagccttttgttttgttaagcAACTTTTATCGTTCTTAAAAGGCATACAAATTTTTGAGTTTATGAATGACGTGGCAATTAGTTTGACCgtaattgatatatatatattacggctaattggatgctctaaattgcccctaggtgtgatttgtgagtgcggctgtttgtctcgatgtgccctgcgattggccggcaaccagttcagggtgtcctcctgcccgttaacagctgggataggctccagcactccccgcgacccctgtgaggataagcggcgaagaaaatggatggatgtaattttaCGAGAAAAGTCATGTTGAGAATAAAAGTCTTGAATTTTACGATAACGGTCCAAATAGAGAAtgtaattgacaaaaaaaaatctaaattatgaaaaatcctaaaagttgtactttttgcAAAAAATACTGAGTTACATTAACACTGGTCTTGAAACGTTAATTTCAAACTTTGACCCTTGTGTAAAGTCGTATAAACGATGTCAAACCCATGATTCAAAACACGACTCTTAGGCTTGAAACGCTGGCTTTCAAACCACATCTCTAtcctgaatccatccatcctttttttttttttttttttttgctgcttatcctcacaagggtcgcggggagcgccggagcctatcccagctgtcaaagggcaatAGGCGAggaacaccccgaactggttgccagcccatcgcagggcacattgagaaaaacagccgcactcgcaatcgcacctaggggcaatttagagtgtccagttaatgttgcgtgtttttgtgacGTGGGAAGAGACCGGAGTTACCTTGAATCcctatttaaaattttaatcatCTTTTGAACACCTCATCCCTACTTGAAATGTTACTTTGAGGCCCGTCCAAACCTTCGATGCAACCGTAACATTTGCCTTGATGGCAAAATTTTGGAACCCTAACCCTTGCTTGATACTCCAATAATTGAAAAGGAAATCACAGAAGCTTTTATTGAAATAACTTTCTTTTCCCACCCTAAaatgatgaata contains:
- the bdh1 gene encoding D-beta-hydroxybutyrate dehydrogenase, mitochondrial translates to MAPLPALRVWLLVSLSAFVTVSLGFGLPALLNAATGLLGVPEASVSECVVVCYVLFVLYVATPRIPRGLVEVTGKAVFVTGCDGGFGLALAKHLHELGFTVFAGCLLKDKSGEGAKILEKLRSERMKVVQLDVRSDEQVDRAARFVRDNLEDSERGLWALINNAGVSTFGGVEFTSMDAYKEVSEVNLWGTIRITKRLLPLIRRAQGRVVNVSDLYGRMGNIAQSPVCVSKYGVEAFSDCLRYEMKSWGVKVSVVEPGNFAAGTLSRDVLAGTANKLWAEAPPDVREDYGKSRFEQTVALMRSQINGGQKDESPVLDDITDAVASKRPYARYNPMEPHCWIRVQLMTHLPSALSDLLYF